In the genome of Vicinamibacteria bacterium, one region contains:
- a CDS encoding glycosyltransferase, producing the protein MVLPEISVVIPARNEERLLPRLLDSIEIARERYHYGARAIEVIVADNVSTDSTAEIARQRGCLLVSVDRRVIAAVRNAGARLARGRFLAFVDADFQVHPDTFDVISETLGGSGYVGGATSVTMERFSLAIAVTYAAMLPLAWATKMDSGVVFCRREDFLAIGGYREAMKVAEDVRFLLDLRKLGRERGQSLVRATRSRAIASTRKFDRYGDWHFLMNLFRSLYWLAFDRSTFRRFVEEYWYGDRT; encoded by the coding sequence ATGGTGTTACCCGAAATCTCGGTCGTGATCCCCGCACGGAACGAGGAGCGGCTTCTCCCCAGGCTCCTCGATTCGATCGAGATCGCGCGCGAACGCTACCACTACGGGGCGCGCGCGATCGAGGTGATCGTGGCCGACAACGTATCCACCGACTCCACTGCAGAGATCGCGCGCCAACGCGGATGTCTCCTCGTTTCGGTCGATCGCCGCGTCATCGCCGCCGTCAGAAATGCCGGCGCCCGGCTCGCGCGGGGCCGCTTTCTGGCGTTCGTGGATGCGGACTTTCAGGTCCACCCGGACACCTTCGACGTCATTTCCGAGACCTTGGGCGGCAGCGGTTACGTCGGCGGAGCCACGAGTGTCACGATGGAGCGCTTCTCGCTTGCGATCGCCGTGACCTATGCTGCGATGCTCCCCCTCGCCTGGGCCACGAAGATGGACTCCGGGGTGGTGTTCTGTCGCCGTGAAGACTTCCTTGCCATCGGGGGCTACCGAGAGGCGATGAAGGTGGCGGAGGACGTTCGTTTCCTCCTGGATCTGCGCAAGCTCGGACGCGAACGGGGCCAGAGCCTAGTTCGGGCCACGCGATCGAGGGCCATCGCCTCGACGCGGAAGTTCGACCGGTACGGCGACTGGCATTTCCTCATGAACCTCTTTCGATCTCTCTACTGGTTGGCGTTCGATCGAAGCACGTTTCGCCGTTTCGTCGAGGAATACTGGTACGGTGACCGAACGTGA